A window of the Salvelinus fontinalis isolate EN_2023a chromosome 26, ASM2944872v1, whole genome shotgun sequence genome harbors these coding sequences:
- the impa1 gene encoding inositol monophosphatase 1: MTDLWQNAMDHAVALARKAGSLVRDAVQNDMKVMLKSSSVDLVTKTDQKVEQLIIDSVKEKFPTHSFIGEESVAAGEPCVLTDNPTWIVDPVDGTTNFVHGYPFVAVSIGFAVNRKLEFGVVYSCIEDKMYTARKGKGAFCDGQLLNVSDQKEISQSIIATEFGSNRDTEVVDKIFSSMRKILCLPIHGIRGVGTAATNMCLVASGCVEAYYEIGIHCWDIAAGAIIVTEAGGVLMDVDGRPLDLMSRRVVAANNKIIAERIVKEIDAFTPLRDDAPTETKD; encoded by the exons atgactgacctttGGCAGAATGCCATGGACCATGCTGTGGCTCTGGCCAGGAAAGCAGGATCG CTTGTGAGGGACGCGGTACAGAATGACATGAAGGTTATGCTGAAGAGTTCTTCTGTGGACCTGGTGACTAAAACGGACCAAAAAGTGGAGCAACTCATTATAGACTCTGTGAAGGAGAAATTCCCCACGCACAG TTTTATAGGCGAGGAGTCGGTGGCTGCTGGAGAGCCCTGTGTTCTAACTGACAACCCAACCTGGATTGTTGACCCGGTAGACGGAACCACTAACTTTGTCCACGG ATATCCGTTTGTTGCCGTGTCTATTGGCTTTGCAGTCAACAGAAAG CTGGAGTTTGGTGTGGTGTACAGCTGCATAGAAGACAAGATGTACACAGCCAGGAAAGGGAAGGGAGCCTTTTGCGATGGACAGCTCCTTAACGTGTCGGACCAGAAAG AAATCAGCCAGTCTATCATTGCTACTGAGTTTGGTtccaacagagacacagaggtggTTGACAAAATCTTCTCCAGCATGAGGAAGATCCTGTGTTTACCCATCCACGG GATTCGAGGTGTGGGCACAGCGGCCACAAACATGTGTCTGGTGGCGTCGGGCTGCGTGGAGGCCTACTACGAGATAGGGATTCACTGCTGGGACATCGCTGCCGGGGCCATCATAGTCACAGAGGCAGGGGGCGTCCTGATGGATGTAGATG GTAGACCATTGGACCTCATGTCCAGAAGGGTCGTTGCTGCGAATAACAAGATAATCGCTGAAAGGATTGTCAAAGAGATTGACGCGTTTACCCCTCTGCGCGATGATGCACCTACAGAGACAAAAGACTGA
- the fbxl7 gene encoding F-box/LRR-repeat protein 7: MGANNGKQSGSEGKGSSSISSDLSSSTDQTSTKAPKNAATSEDSDLSMRTLSTPSPALILPPHHPLSPLIPPSAPFNSSSSTSSSETVAMVHATSHPPLFSATHSRRRANRDHHQGASVPIDLLPDHIFLDVFARLPTNQLCRCARVCRRWYNLAWDPRLWRSIRLTGDVLHVDRALRVLTRRLCQDTPNVCLMLETLVASGCRRLTDRGLLTVAQCCPELRRLEVAGCYNVSNDAVFEVVSRCPNLEHLDVSGCSKVTCISLTREVSLKLSPMHGQQISIRYLDMTDCLALEDEGLHTIAAHCTQLTHLYLRRCMRLTDEGLRYLVIYCPAVRELSVSDCRYVSDFGLREIAKLEGRLRYLSVAHCGKITDVGVRYVAKYCSRLRYLNARGCEGLTDHGLEYLAKSCPKLKSLDIGKCPLVSDAGLELLALNCFNLKRLSLKSCESITGRGLQVVAANCFDLQLLNVQDCDAPLDALRFVKRHCKRCVIEHTNPAFF; the protein is encoded by the exons ATTCGGACCTGAGCATGCGGACATTGAGCACCCCCAGCCCTGCTCTCATCCTtcctcctcaccaccctctctctcctctcatccccccgtCGGCCCCCTTCAacagctcctcctccacctcctcctctgagaCGGTTGCCATGGTGCATGCCacctcccatccccctctcttttctGCCACCCACTCGCGCCGCCGCGCCAACCGggaccaccaccagggggcatCGGTGCCCATCGACCTATTGCCGGACCACATCTTCCTGGACGTCTTTGCCCGCCTGCCCACCAACCAGCTGTGCCGTTGCGCCCGCGTCTGCCGTCGCTGGTACAACCTGGCGTGGGATCCCCGGCTGTGGCGGAGCATCCGGCTGACGGGAGACGTGCTCCACGTCGACCGGGCGTTGCGGGTACTGACGCGGCGCCTCTGCCAGGACACGCCCAACGTGTGCCTGATGCTGGAGACCCTGGTGGCGAGCGGGTGCCGGAGGTTGACGGACCGCGGGCTGCTCACGGTGGCCCAGTGCTGCCCCGAGCTGCGCCGCCTGGAGGTGGCGGGCTGCTATAACGTGTCCAATGACGCCGTGTTCGAGGTGGTGTCGCGCTGCCCTAACCTGGAGCATCTGGACGTTTCAG gctGCTCCAAGGTGACCTGCATCAGTCTGACGCGGGAGGTCTCCCTTAAACTATCGCCAATGCACGGCCAGCAGATCTCCATCCGCTACCTGGACATGACTGACTGCTTGGCCCTGGAGGACGAAGGCCTGCACACCATCGCCGCCCACTGCACCCAGCTCACCCACCTCTACCTGCGGCGCTGCATGCGCCTCACCGACGAGGGCCTTCGCTACCTGGTCATCTACTGCCCCGCCGTGCGCGAGCTCAGCGTCAGCGACTGCCGCTACGTCAGCGACTTCGGCCTGCGCGAGATCGCCAAGCTTGAAGGCCGGTTGCGCTACTTGAGCGTGGCGCATTGTGGGAAGATCACTGACGTCGGGGTTCGGTATGTCGCTAAGTATTGCTCACGGCTGCGATACCTGAACGCGCGGGGCTGCGAGGGCCTCACGGACCATGGCCTGGAGTACCTGGCCAAGAGTTGCCCCAAGCTAAAGTCGCTGGACATCGGAAAGTGTCCGCTGGTGTCGGATGCAGGCCTGGAACTGCTGGCGCTCAACTGCTTCAATCTGAAGCGGCTGAGCCTCAAGTCGTGCGAGAGCATCACGGGCCGCGGGCTGCAAGTGGTGGCGGCCAACTGCTTCGACCTGCAGCTGCTCAACGTGCAGGACTGCGACGCGCCTCTGGACGCACTGCGCTTTGTGAAGCGCCACTGCAAGCGCTGCGTCATCGAGCACACAAACCCGGCCTTTTTCtga